In Kordia antarctica, the following proteins share a genomic window:
- a CDS encoding helix-turn-helix domain-containing protein: MSIENIPEIYIKDKKVNPDLFVYDFKMNNDVVKSKVNLGMNMFSFLQIGKKQVHFAGTAVAVNKDQSLLLKKGNWLWTELLDTDAIYYCKLFFFSESKLKYFLDKHSENPRIVEGETPYFIIANDTYIISYLNSLSAISSAPPIFMENLLSVKFEELMLYLIQKYGREFELYLHSLIATETSLIKKIVESKIHSNLKLEEIAFLCSMSLSTFKRYFIKEYKVSPGKWLQDKRLQKAKETLELGKLKPSEIYLDFGYNNLSNFSIAFKNKFGFNPSETS; encoded by the coding sequence ATGTCAATAGAAAACATACCTGAAATCTACATTAAGGATAAAAAAGTAAACCCTGATTTATTTGTTTACGACTTCAAAATGAATAATGATGTTGTTAAAAGTAAAGTCAATTTAGGGATGAATATGTTTAGTTTTTTACAAATTGGCAAAAAACAAGTACATTTTGCAGGAACAGCAGTTGCAGTAAATAAAGACCAATCACTATTACTCAAAAAAGGCAATTGGCTATGGACAGAGTTATTAGATACAGATGCAATTTATTATTGTAAACTTTTCTTTTTTTCAGAAAGTAAGCTAAAATATTTTCTAGATAAGCATTCTGAAAACCCAAGAATTGTAGAAGGCGAAACTCCATATTTTATAATTGCAAATGATACATATATCATATCCTATTTGAATTCATTATCTGCCATTAGTAGTGCTCCACCAATTTTTATGGAGAACCTACTTTCTGTAAAGTTTGAAGAATTAATGTTGTATTTAATTCAGAAATATGGAAGAGAATTTGAACTTTATTTACATTCATTAATAGCTACTGAAACTTCACTTATTAAAAAAATTGTAGAAAGTAAAATACATTCTAATTTAAAATTAGAAGAAATTGCATTTTTATGCAGTATGAGTCTGTCTACCTTTAAGCGTTATTTTATCAAAGAATACAAAGTATCTCCTGGGAAATGGTTACAAGACAAACGACTTCAAAAAGCAAAAGAAACTTTAGAACTAGGAAAATTAAAACCTTCTGAAATCTATTTAGATTTTGGCTACAATAACCTTTCAAACTTCAGCATAGCTTTTAAAAATAAATTTGGATTCAATCCAAGTGAAACTTCATAA
- a CDS encoding YqhA family protein gives MKKTFYLFRYISWIAIIGSLLGSLLLFVVGALKTINAFRVVLFDYIPKDKAHLHTADIATTYLIKSLDTFLIALVLFIFAHGVYTLFISNKKYDDGNGVLKWIRTPNIGHLKNVLAEVIVIILFVKFLEVVFVNIDNLKWEIVILPISIVLLALGLKFLSLNKDENNNEE, from the coding sequence ATGAAAAAAACATTCTATTTGTTCCGTTATATAAGCTGGATTGCAATTATAGGCTCACTTCTTGGCTCGCTTCTACTTTTTGTAGTTGGTGCTTTAAAAACCATTAATGCATTTAGAGTTGTTCTTTTCGATTACATTCCAAAAGACAAAGCACATTTACATACAGCCGATATAGCGACAACATATCTCATTAAATCTTTAGATACATTTTTAATAGCATTGGTGCTTTTCATTTTTGCTCATGGAGTTTACACTTTATTTATTTCAAACAAAAAGTATGATGATGGAAATGGTGTCTTAAAATGGATTAGAACACCAAATATTGGTCATCTAAAAAATGTCCTTGCCGAAGTTATTGTTATTATTCTTTTTGTAAAATTTCTTGAAGTGGTATTTGTGAATATCGATAATCTTAAATGGGAAATTGTAATACTTCCTATTTCAATTGTTCTTTTGGCTCTAGGTTTAAAGTTTTTAAGTCTAAATAAAGATGAAAATAACAATGAAGAATAA
- a CDS encoding GlcG/HbpS family heme-binding protein produces MNITLAQAEKMISVAKQKSTSLDTKMNIAIVDAGANLVAFGRMDGAWLGSLDISIKKAKTARYFDMNTGIIGELSQPAGPLYNIEHSNNGLITFPGGVPIKNKDGEIIGAIGVSGSSVENDHAVAEAGATAI; encoded by the coding sequence ATGAATATTACATTAGCACAGGCTGAAAAAATGATTTCAGTTGCAAAACAAAAATCTACATCATTAGACACAAAAATGAACATCGCAATTGTAGATGCAGGAGCAAATTTGGTAGCATTTGGAAGAATGGATGGCGCTTGGTTAGGTTCACTTGACATCTCTATTAAAAAAGCGAAAACAGCCCGTTATTTTGATATGAATACAGGTATTATTGGAGAATTGTCTCAACCTGCTGGTCCTTTATATAATATTGAACATTCTAATAACGGACTTATTACTTTTCCAGGTGGTGTGCCAATTAAAAACAAAGATGGCGAAATCATTGGAGCTATTGGAGTGAGTGGAAGTTCAGTTGAAAATGATCACGCAGTTGCAGAAGCTGGAGCTACAGCTATCTAA
- the murQ gene encoding N-acetylmuramic acid 6-phosphate etherase — translation MEFIKTTELDSKYNHLEKMSVSELLININTEDKIVPLAVERVIPEIENLVFNIVTRMKNGGRLFYIGAGTSGRLGIVDASECPPTFGVPHELVVGIIAGGDIAIRKAVEFAEDDTEQGWIDLQEQKISQNDTVIGIAASGTTPYVIGALKKCNKYDILTGCITCNHNSPLSTVSKHPIEVIVGSEFVTGSSRMKAGTAQKLVLNMISTAVMIQLGKIKGNKMVDMQLSNHKLVDRGVKMIMSELQVSSEEAKKLLEQHKNVRLAISNYDKKNK, via the coding sequence ATGGAATTTATCAAAACAACGGAACTGGATTCGAAATACAATCATCTTGAAAAAATGAGCGTATCGGAACTATTAATCAACATAAATACTGAGGATAAAATAGTTCCGTTGGCGGTTGAAAGAGTAATTCCTGAAATAGAAAACTTAGTTTTCAATATTGTAACTCGAATGAAAAATGGCGGGCGATTGTTCTACATTGGCGCTGGCACAAGCGGAAGACTCGGAATTGTTGACGCTTCAGAATGTCCACCAACATTTGGTGTTCCGCATGAATTAGTCGTAGGAATCATTGCTGGTGGCGATATAGCTATCAGAAAAGCAGTAGAATTCGCCGAAGATGATACGGAACAAGGTTGGATAGATTTACAAGAACAAAAAATCTCACAAAACGATACTGTTATTGGAATTGCTGCCTCTGGAACAACTCCATATGTAATTGGAGCATTGAAAAAATGTAATAAATATGATATTTTGACAGGTTGTATTACATGTAATCACAATAGTCCATTATCAACTGTCTCAAAACATCCAATAGAAGTTATTGTCGGTTCCGAATTTGTAACAGGAAGCTCTAGAATGAAAGCCGGAACTGCACAAAAATTGGTGCTCAATATGATTTCTACCGCAGTCATGATACAACTAGGTAAAATCAAAGGAAATAAAATGGTTGATATGCAACTCAGCAATCACAAACTAGTTGATAGAGGCGTAAAAATGATTATGTCCGAACTACAGGTTTCATCAGAAGAAGCAAAAAAATTATTAGAACAACATAAAAATGTGCGATTAGCAATCTCTAATTATGACAAAAAGAACAAATAA
- a CDS encoding ion transporter has protein sequence MKKNNVVNKTTEAVHNLNVTTKERIRKIIEDNDTKSGRLFDITIQILILLSIVVYCFGTLPNLSPFWVQTLDIINNVCYVVFTIEYFARIYITKNKLKYIFSFYGIIDLLAILPFLFAKQFDLRAIRALRIFRIISALRISKYNNAIRRFAIALRIIRPELTLFFILTGIFIFLSAAGIYYFENEAQPEQFASIFHSLWWAIITLTTVGYGDIYPITLGGRVFTFVMLLIGLGIITIPTGLIASALSSARDIELEEKKNKEAQAK, from the coding sequence ATGAAAAAAAATAACGTCGTTAACAAAACTACTGAAGCGGTTCACAACTTAAACGTTACGACCAAAGAAAGAATACGGAAAATCATAGAGGATAATGATACCAAATCTGGACGACTCTTTGATATTACAATACAAATACTAATTCTTCTTTCTATTGTGGTATATTGTTTTGGTACACTTCCAAACTTATCCCCTTTTTGGGTACAAACTTTAGATATTATAAATAATGTTTGTTATGTCGTTTTTACAATAGAATATTTTGCAAGGATCTATATTACCAAAAATAAATTGAAGTACATATTTAGTTTCTACGGTATTATAGACTTACTTGCAATTCTACCATTCTTATTCGCAAAACAATTTGATTTAAGAGCTATTAGAGCTTTGCGTATTTTCAGAATCATTAGTGCGCTTAGGATATCGAAATATAACAATGCAATTAGAAGGTTTGCCATTGCCTTGAGAATTATACGTCCAGAACTTACGTTATTTTTTATTTTAACTGGTATATTTATTTTCCTTTCCGCAGCAGGTATTTATTATTTTGAAAATGAAGCACAACCCGAACAATTTGCTTCTATCTTCCATAGTCTTTGGTGGGCTATCATAACGCTTACCACAGTTGGTTATGGAGATATTTACCCAATAACTTTAGGTGGTAGAGTGTTTACTTTTGTAATGCTACTTATTGGTTTAGGAATCATTACAATTCCGACTGGTTTAATTGCAAGTGCACTTTCATCTGCAAGAGATATTGAATTAGAAGAAAAGAAAAATAAAGAAGCACAAGCAAAATAA
- a CDS encoding MBL fold metallo-hydrolase, whose translation MVDFCKNADLLIHDAQYTDEELELHSSFNQAMTTAEKANVKNLVLTHHDPSHDDIFSGNIEKMCQNRFPSCQLAKESLEFTL comes from the coding sequence GTGGTTGATTTTTGTAAAAATGCAGATTTATTAATTCACGATGCGCAATACACAGACGAAGAATTGGAATTACATAGTAGTTTCAATCAAGCAATGACAACGGCAGAAAAAGCAAATGTCAAAAATTTAGTGCTTACACATCATGATCCGTCGCATGACGATATCTTTTCAGGAAATATAGAAAAAATGTGTCAAAATCGTTTTCCTTCTTGTCAATTAGCAAAAGAAAGTTTAGAGTTTACTCTTTAA
- a CDS encoding DUF6095 family protein — translation MTKRTNKEVLAKGIKLMAGSLVCMFAGPIILHSAFKNQEHSLYIPVLIVGLLVAAGAIILAFKGMRKIMNSIF, via the coding sequence ATGACAAAAAGAACAAATAAAGAAGTATTAGCAAAAGGAATAAAACTCATGGCAGGATCGCTAGTATGCATGTTTGCTGGACCAATTATCTTGCATTCAGCGTTTAAAAACCAAGAGCATTCATTATACATTCCTGTATTAATAGTTGGACTTCTAGTTGCCGCTGGAGCAATTATATTAGCATTTAAAGGTATGCGTAAAATAATGAATTCTATATTTTAG